A region of Desulfovibrio sp. TomC DNA encodes the following proteins:
- a CDS encoding transglutaminase domain-containing protein: protein MSSLDDYLLFMTPVPDETVAAAGLAALAVGAAGSGTCGVTTQAAGLPLPVPELAAVGSWPPLGVCSLPLPLVLAAEGGWHPAWAGVSLSGLQSLGTGSTPVLAEAVLSPLFVLAGTGAAGVVGLPLAVSALSDLGRTAQALLGLPSVTTRAYVCSLDSPAGGTATSSTSVVALLCQGDPDLAEAVAGLAGDEPDAVAAALLALVAGRIDYAADGNEDVWRCAAATLASGAGDCEDGAVLLHGLLLAAGLPVDRIATAFGRVGVDRSGHAWVAWRRVEDGQWVALDWTLGALQGAVAGLPVLGDPGPYVWVDYALTAGAFFTVRQETGVFFVRGSGGQVRLPVLACTASGSFGAVGEAALPAGAGALGLGGARGECLFARPEASAAGRFGWGEAVLATLGTAGLAGGATGACLPLAAAAALGGGGGTGLVRLLRPAGLGAAGTAARSAGGCRLARPGCAGQGLAGGLGATGCAWPLWRLYAHGLPGELGQGTVSTPIPLLAGLGLPNSRGSGAAGFDRWHLAGLGRTAGEASLGRCGNGEEWA from the coding sequence ATGTCCAGCCTTGACGATTATCTGTTGTTTATGACCCCGGTTCCGGACGAAACCGTTGCCGCTGCCGGATTGGCGGCCCTGGCCGTCGGGGCGGCCGGCTCCGGAACCTGCGGCGTCACGACTCAGGCGGCCGGCTTGCCGCTGCCTGTGCCGGAACTGGCTGCTGTCGGTTCCTGGCCGCCGCTTGGCGTCTGTTCGCTGCCGCTGCCCCTGGTTTTGGCCGCGGAGGGGGGCTGGCATCCGGCCTGGGCCGGGGTGTCGCTGTCTGGCCTCCAGAGCCTGGGCACGGGATCGACGCCGGTGCTGGCCGAGGCCGTGCTGTCGCCGCTGTTTGTCCTGGCCGGGACCGGGGCTGCCGGCGTGGTCGGCCTGCCCCTGGCTGTCAGTGCCCTGTCCGATCTGGGTCGCACGGCCCAGGCTTTGCTCGGGCTGCCATCCGTTACCACCCGGGCCTATGTCTGTTCCCTGGACAGCCCGGCCGGGGGCACGGCCACGTCTTCGACCTCGGTGGTGGCGCTTCTTTGTCAGGGCGATCCTGATCTGGCCGAGGCCGTGGCCGGGCTTGCCGGCGATGAACCCGACGCGGTTGCTGCCGCCCTGCTGGCCCTGGTGGCCGGGCGCATCGACTATGCTGCCGATGGAAACGAAGACGTCTGGCGCTGCGCCGCCGCTACCCTGGCCAGCGGGGCCGGCGACTGCGAGGACGGGGCTGTGCTTCTCCACGGCTTGCTGCTGGCTGCCGGGTTGCCGGTCGACCGCATTGCCACGGCCTTTGGTCGGGTGGGGGTGGACCGGTCCGGCCATGCCTGGGTGGCCTGGAGACGGGTTGAGGACGGGCAGTGGGTGGCCCTGGACTGGACGCTTGGGGCCTTGCAAGGCGCGGTGGCCGGCTTGCCGGTCCTGGGTGATCCCGGGCCGTATGTCTGGGTCGATTACGCCCTGACCGCCGGGGCCTTTTTCACGGTGCGGCAGGAGACCGGGGTGTTTTTTGTCCGGGGATCGGGCGGGCAGGTCAGGTTGCCGGTGTTAGCCTGCACGGCTTCGGGGAGCTTTGGGGCGGTTGGTGAGGCGGCCCTCCCGGCCGGGGCCGGGGCGCTGGGGCTTGGCGGGGCCAGGGGGGAATGCCTCTTTGCCCGGCCGGAAGCGTCGGCTGCCGGCCGGTTCGGCTGGGGCGAGGCGGTATTGGCGACCCTCGGTACGGCTGGTCTGGCCGGCGGCGCGACCGGGGCCTGCTTGCCGCTGGCGGCGGCCGCGGCCTTGGGCGGCGGCGGCGGGACGGGCCTTGTCCGGTTGCTGCGTCCGGCTGGCCTGGGCGCCGCCGGCACGGCGGCCCGCAGTGCTGGGGGCTGTCGGTTGGCCCGGCCTGGCTGTGCCGGCCAGGGCTTGGCCGGCGGTTTGGGTGCAACTGGCTGCGCCTGGCCGCTTTGGCGTCTCTACGCTCACGGACTGCCCGGCGAGTTGGGGCAGGGCACTGTCAGCACGCCGATACCCTTGCTTGCTGGACTGGGATTGCCAAACAGCCGGGGCAGCGGGGCGGCCGGATTTGATCGCTGGCATCTGGCCGGCCTTGGCCGCACAGCCGGTGAGGCATCGCTTGGTCGATGCGGCAACGGGGAGGAATGGGCATGA
- a CDS encoding discoidin domain-containing protein, producing MTSSVVYYQTGQDVAAVVPDPAQTAFYRDLLLVHRFQDAFGHVADKADVLVLAEGEVFYSTSGVPGPEEVHDFSVGSSDGRNGCWSPHPGNAAPEYVGVRFVDPVRVTGFQFASGQSDGSSCPFGYGPCGYPTDFLLQASNDDSEWTTLFSAAAFNGMRVATQSPFYDEGSWWWEDGVFLSDRLDIPNDHFYRSYRLVVTGFTPDKNGNYNVSELIFYGVSA from the coding sequence ATGACAAGCTCCGTGGTCTATTACCAGACCGGCCAGGACGTGGCCGCCGTGGTCCCCGATCCGGCGCAGACTGCTTTTTACCGCGACCTGCTTCTGGTGCACCGCTTTCAGGATGCGTTTGGCCATGTGGCGGACAAGGCCGACGTCCTGGTCCTGGCCGAGGGGGAGGTCTTTTACTCCACAAGCGGCGTTCCTGGTCCCGAAGAGGTCCATGATTTCTCTGTGGGTTCCAGCGACGGGCGAAACGGCTGCTGGTCGCCGCATCCGGGAAACGCCGCCCCGGAATACGTGGGCGTGCGTTTTGTCGATCCGGTGCGGGTGACCGGCTTTCAGTTCGCCTCGGGACAGTCCGACGGCAGCTCCTGTCCCTTCGGCTACGGCCCCTGCGGCTATCCCACGGATTTCCTGCTTCAGGCCTCAAACGACGACAGCGAGTGGACCACGCTGTTTTCCGCTGCCGCCTTTAACGGGATGCGTGTGGCCACGCAAAGCCCTTTTTACGACGAAGGATCGTGGTGGTGGGAGGACGGCGTGTTTCTCTCGGATCGCCTGGATATCCCAAACGACCATTTCTACCGCAGTTACCGGCTGGTGGTGACGGGTTTTACACCCGACAAAAACGGCAACTACAACGTCAGTGAACTCATCTTCTACGGCGTGTCGGCCTGA
- a CDS encoding phage adaptor protein has translation MALAAISLPRADAEGLRRALPDTLASLVAEVAGIVGDPGVSEEDIVRALGRGLYAAAGAARLPELATRARISLEPGQADAALPADLMHGPDAAVLLPACGRVRLAPDLAALRRLAPGQTPGRVRFGAAAGGRLHVRPVPREGVGIEIDYYRLPQPLVGAGDKPDGLPLHLAGPLLVAFACRELFERLEEGADGSKVQTLAYGRRYEAWLAELVALHGPQQTEPVDVPTGRDPYGFGEDWP, from the coding sequence ATGGCTTTGGCCGCAATCTCCTTGCCCCGGGCGGATGCCGAGGGGCTTCGCCGCGCATTGCCCGACACCCTGGCCAGTCTCGTAGCCGAAGTGGCCGGCATTGTCGGTGATCCGGGCGTGTCCGAGGAAGACATCGTCCGGGCGCTCGGGCGCGGCCTGTACGCAGCCGCCGGGGCTGCACGTCTGCCTGAGCTGGCGACCCGGGCCAGGATCAGCCTGGAACCGGGACAGGCCGACGCGGCTTTGCCGGCGGATTTGATGCACGGACCTGATGCTGCTGTCCTCCTCCCCGCCTGCGGCCGGGTCCGGTTGGCCCCGGATCTGGCCGCCCTGAGGCGGCTTGCGCCGGGCCAGACCCCGGGTCGGGTGCGCTTTGGCGCAGCGGCCGGCGGTCGGCTGCATGTCCGGCCCGTGCCCCGGGAGGGCGTTGGCATCGAGATCGACTATTACCGGCTGCCCCAGCCCCTGGTCGGGGCGGGCGACAAACCCGATGGCCTGCCGCTGCATCTGGCCGGACCCTTGCTGGTTGCCTTTGCCTGTCGGGAGCTTTTCGAGCGCCTGGAGGAAGGGGCTGATGGCAGCAAAGTCCAGACCCTGGCCTATGGGCGACGCTACGAGGCCTGGCTGGCCGAACTGGTCGCCTTGCACGGGCCGCAGCAGACCGAACCCGTGGACGTGCCGACTGGGCGCGATCCCTACGGCTTTGGGGAGGACTGGCCGTGA
- a CDS encoding phage major capsid protein — protein MSLSLTEIESITSDYFAAAGGRAVDIYFRNSFLLDLLMNRQAGLFERPGGGEKIRVPLSYSDAEGGFFTRADTLSSDDRATINAAAFNWKHAYGNATVYLTDEVAAAGDYAVVQFVTQKIETAQRTCSSWLASTLYSAAGDEAPTLTGLRALTSSDADKPYGGIAENDLVASDGAKPWRGVTIDAPETMSLDVLQALRSAAKVSDGRDGKPNVAVTTESLYNKVSRILQVQQRFVTDDGVAQAGFAHLVYEGMVLAADDYCPAGHVFAVNTNHLGFAIHQNGFFARQPWVDLAGPAGRSMKILWHGNLICSNRKAHACHANLS, from the coding sequence ATGTCGCTTTCCCTGACCGAAATCGAGTCCATCACCAGCGATTATTTCGCCGCAGCCGGCGGCCGGGCCGTGGACATCTATTTCCGCAACTCCTTTCTCCTGGATCTCCTCATGAACCGGCAGGCCGGCCTGTTCGAGCGGCCGGGCGGGGGCGAGAAGATTCGCGTGCCCCTGTCCTATTCCGACGCCGAAGGCGGCTTTTTTACCCGGGCCGACACGCTCTCCAGCGACGACCGGGCGACCATCAACGCCGCAGCCTTCAACTGGAAGCACGCCTACGGCAACGCCACGGTCTACCTGACCGACGAGGTGGCTGCGGCTGGCGACTATGCCGTGGTCCAGTTCGTCACCCAGAAGATCGAGACGGCCCAGCGCACTTGCTCGAGCTGGCTGGCCTCCACCCTCTATTCCGCGGCCGGCGACGAGGCCCCGACCCTGACCGGCCTGCGCGCCCTGACCAGCTCCGACGCGGACAAGCCCTACGGCGGCATTGCCGAAAACGATCTGGTGGCTTCCGACGGAGCCAAGCCCTGGCGGGGCGTGACCATTGACGCCCCCGAGACCATGAGCCTGGACGTGCTGCAGGCCCTGCGCAGCGCCGCCAAGGTCTCCGATGGCCGCGACGGCAAGCCCAACGTGGCTGTGACCACCGAGTCGCTCTACAACAAAGTCTCGCGCATCCTGCAAGTGCAGCAGCGTTTTGTCACCGACGACGGCGTGGCCCAGGCCGGTTTTGCCCATCTTGTCTACGAAGGCATGGTCCTGGCCGCTGACGACTACTGCCCGGCTGGCCACGTCTTTGCCGTCAACACCAACCATCTGGGCTTCGCCATCCACCAGAACGGCTTTTTCGCCCGCCAGCCCTGGGTCGATCTGGCCGGGCCGGCCGGCCGGTCCATGAAGATCCTGTGGCACGGCAACCTGATCTGTTCCAACAGAAAGGCCCATGCCTGCCACGCCAACCTGTCCTAG
- a CDS encoding zinc ribbon domain-containing protein — MPLYDFTCRVCGRTFEAMAAMDAGEGTCLCGGSAKRLLSVGRGYRADADWLESVAVVAEKDSDKPHVQAFLADPSRANYRRWMHGEGLRPLEDGEGRRGVTTSPAVGREVLERFKTRRGSV; from the coding sequence ATGCCGCTCTATGATTTCACCTGCCGCGTCTGCGGCCGGACGTTTGAGGCCATGGCCGCCATGGACGCCGGGGAGGGAACGTGCCTGTGCGGCGGCTCGGCCAAACGGCTCCTTTCTGTCGGCCGGGGCTATCGGGCCGATGCCGACTGGCTGGAATCGGTCGCTGTCGTGGCTGAGAAGGATTCGGACAAACCCCATGTCCAGGCCTTTCTGGCCGATCCCAGCCGGGCCAACTACCGCCGCTGGATGCACGGCGAAGGCCTCCGGCCTCTGGAAGACGGCGAAGGCCGGCGCGGGGTGACGACGTCGCCGGCCGTTGGCCGCGAAGTCCTGGAACGCTTCAAGACCCGGCGTGGCAGCGTGTAG
- the tsaA gene encoding tRNA (N6-threonylcarbamoyladenosine(37)-N6)-methyltransferase TrmO — MSETIAMRPIGIIHSPFTTLEGMPIQPGGAREVLGQVVLDADLAPALADVDGFSHVYLLYCFHQSTGFKTTVTPYLDDTPRGLFATRAPKRPNPIGLSVVEVVSVAGNVLTVRGIDVLDGTPLLDIKPYAPAFDAPAGPVRSGWLDGRKDAVAATRSDARFVTANEGAGRE, encoded by the coding sequence ATGTCCGAGACCATTGCCATGCGTCCCATCGGGATTATTCACTCCCCGTTTACGACCCTGGAAGGCATGCCCATTCAGCCCGGCGGGGCCAGGGAGGTCCTGGGACAGGTGGTGCTGGACGCTGATCTGGCCCCGGCCCTGGCCGATGTGGACGGCTTTTCCCACGTCTACCTCCTCTACTGCTTTCACCAGTCGACCGGTTTCAAGACCACGGTGACCCCCTATCTCGACGACACGCCGCGCGGGCTTTTCGCCACCCGCGCCCCTAAACGCCCCAATCCCATCGGCCTGTCGGTGGTGGAAGTGGTGTCCGTGGCTGGCAATGTCCTGACCGTGCGCGGCATCGATGTCCTGGACGGTACGCCACTGCTCGACATCAAGCCCTACGCCCCGGCCTTCGACGCCCCGGCCGGGCCGGTACGCAGCGGCTGGTTGGACGGACGCAAGGACGCCGTGGCCGCCACCCGCTCTGATGCCCGGTTCGTGACGGCGAACGAGGGCGCGGGCCGGGAGTAG
- a CDS encoding methyl-accepting chemotaxis protein produces the protein MKKMRDWSISFKIAIAFIAMLTALSSFTMLYFSYELGQYREQNGQLLRTRLTTEARDRQREAVNQAYGVVNYFYAVSQDEAALKQRAHDHLKGVVDAVLGQAKAFYDANKNTMPREEIEAHIKELVRNARFDDNNYIWINDMTPRMVMHPSQPAMEGKDLSGYRDPKGTPLFMDMLKVAKDKGQGMVAYMWDKPGTKNDPKPKVSYVRLLPELGWIFGSGAWIDDETARLQAEAKTQLSKMRLLDGNYFFIYENIRPIPRFLMHPIRPDFDGKVFDTPLFERATGMMPGLGAPEVPYPAGKTNIATAMADAVAASGEGFVSYTWPKPLPGGGETTESFAKLSYVKLFKPWNWIIGMGDYIDGIDRNVAAEAGKLNNAIRAIIIKLVIFSAVFLVGMAVLCLVMVRRLLNRPVSAIVTYADKVAGGDLNATVEADLSAEMASLSASIHAMVDHLKTELEFAKGILNSVTLPCVVADPSGKITLVNRWLAHFLGEKKEPEAYVGRDMHEVFAHHAVVPKVLGEVMSRHEIMTNVEYDGAYAWGERFFIKIDAAPIIDDAGRMLGVFAMLATLTKVKLQQEALAEQNRLIAAAANTAEGISAKVTGNARDLAQRIESTNEGVSYQRQRTMETATAMEEMNATVLEVAQNAGLAAGSANEAQTRARQGSDMVRQVVAAIEDVKKMAETLRQDMAELGNTAENIGQVLGVISDIADQTNLLALNAAIEAARAGDAGRGFAVVADEVRKLAEKTMTATREVGQAITAVQQAARRGNQETIRAAEAVSRSTELAGKAGEALAAIVGMVENTADQVRAIATAAEQQSSTATEISRATEEVSRIAEDIRAGMDASIEAVRGLNEEAQELGELIESMQTAAQDEPDAKPARLPA, from the coding sequence ATGAAAAAAATGCGCGACTGGTCCATCAGCTTCAAGATTGCCATAGCGTTCATCGCCATGCTGACCGCCCTGTCGAGCTTCACCATGCTCTACTTCAGCTACGAGTTGGGCCAGTATCGGGAGCAAAACGGTCAGCTGCTGCGCACCAGACTGACGACCGAAGCCAGGGACCGCCAGCGCGAGGCCGTCAACCAGGCCTACGGCGTCGTCAACTACTTCTACGCGGTCTCCCAGGATGAGGCCGCACTGAAACAACGCGCCCACGATCATCTCAAAGGCGTGGTGGACGCGGTTCTCGGGCAGGCCAAGGCCTTCTATGACGCCAACAAAAATACCATGCCCCGGGAAGAAATCGAGGCACACATCAAGGAATTGGTGCGCAACGCCCGGTTCGACGACAATAATTACATCTGGATCAACGACATGACCCCGCGCATGGTCATGCACCCCAGCCAGCCGGCCATGGAAGGCAAGGACCTGTCCGGCTACCGCGATCCCAAGGGGACGCCCCTTTTCATGGACATGCTCAAGGTGGCCAAAGACAAAGGCCAGGGCATGGTGGCCTATATGTGGGACAAGCCCGGCACGAAAAATGATCCCAAACCCAAAGTGTCCTACGTGCGGCTGCTGCCGGAACTGGGCTGGATTTTCGGTTCCGGAGCCTGGATTGACGACGAAACAGCCCGGCTGCAGGCCGAAGCCAAAACGCAACTGTCCAAGATGCGCCTGCTCGACGGCAATTACTTCTTCATCTACGAAAATATCCGTCCCATCCCGCGCTTCCTCATGCACCCCATCCGGCCGGATTTCGACGGCAAGGTTTTCGACACGCCGCTGTTCGAACGGGCCACCGGCATGATGCCGGGGCTGGGTGCGCCAGAAGTCCCCTACCCGGCCGGCAAGACCAACATCGCCACGGCCATGGCCGACGCCGTGGCCGCCTCCGGCGAAGGCTTTGTCAGCTACACCTGGCCCAAACCCCTGCCCGGCGGCGGCGAGACCACGGAATCCTTCGCCAAACTCAGCTACGTCAAATTGTTCAAGCCCTGGAACTGGATCATCGGCATGGGCGACTACATCGACGGCATCGACCGCAACGTGGCTGCCGAAGCCGGGAAACTCAACAACGCCATCCGGGCCATCATTATCAAACTCGTCATCTTCTCGGCCGTCTTTCTCGTGGGCATGGCCGTCCTGTGCCTCGTTATGGTGCGACGCCTGCTCAACCGCCCGGTCTCGGCCATCGTGACCTATGCCGACAAGGTGGCCGGCGGCGATTTGAACGCCACCGTCGAAGCCGACCTATCGGCTGAAATGGCCAGCCTGTCCGCCTCCATCCACGCCATGGTGGACCACCTCAAAACCGAGCTGGAATTCGCCAAAGGCATTTTAAACTCCGTCACCCTGCCCTGCGTGGTCGCCGATCCCTCGGGCAAGATCACCCTGGTCAACCGCTGGCTGGCCCACTTCCTGGGCGAGAAAAAAGAACCCGAGGCCTACGTCGGCCGCGACATGCACGAGGTGTTCGCCCACCATGCCGTCGTGCCCAAGGTCCTTGGCGAGGTCATGTCCCGCCATGAGATCATGACCAACGTGGAATACGACGGCGCCTACGCCTGGGGTGAGCGGTTCTTCATCAAGATCGACGCCGCCCCCATTATCGACGATGCCGGCCGCATGCTCGGCGTGTTCGCCATGCTCGCCACCCTGACCAAGGTCAAACTGCAGCAGGAAGCCCTGGCTGAACAAAACCGGCTCATCGCCGCCGCCGCCAATACCGCCGAAGGGATCTCCGCCAAGGTCACGGGAAACGCCCGGGATCTGGCCCAACGCATCGAAAGCACCAACGAAGGCGTCTCCTACCAGCGCCAACGCACCATGGAGACCGCCACAGCCATGGAGGAAATGAACGCCACGGTCCTCGAAGTGGCCCAGAACGCCGGATTGGCCGCAGGCAGCGCCAATGAAGCCCAGACCCGGGCCCGCCAAGGCTCGGACATGGTGCGCCAGGTGGTGGCCGCCATCGAAGACGTCAAGAAAATGGCCGAAACCCTGCGACAAGACATGGCCGAACTCGGCAACACCGCTGAAAATATCGGGCAGGTCCTGGGGGTTATCTCCGATATCGCCGATCAGACCAACCTGCTGGCCTTAAACGCCGCCATCGAAGCCGCCCGGGCCGGCGATGCCGGCCGGGGATTTGCCGTGGTGGCCGACGAGGTGCGAAAGCTCGCCGAGAAAACCATGACCGCCACCCGCGAAGTCGGCCAGGCCATCACTGCCGTGCAACAGGCCGCCCGGCGCGGCAACCAGGAAACCATCCGGGCCGCCGAAGCCGTTTCCCGCAGCACTGAACTGGCCGGAAAGGCCGGTGAAGCGTTGGCGGCCATCGTCGGCATGGTCGAAAACACCGCCGATCAGGTCCGAGCCATTGCCACTGCCGCGGAACAGCAATCGTCCACGGCCACCGAAATCAGCCGGGCCACCGAAGAAGTCAGCCGCATCGCCGAAGACATCCGCGCAGGCATGGACGCCTCGATCGAAGCCGTGCGCGGCCTCAACGAAGAGGCCCAGGAACTCGGGGAATTGATCGAAAGCATGCAGACCGCAGCCCAGGACGAGCCTGACGCCAAGCCGGCCCGCCTGCCCGCATAG
- a CDS encoding response regulator, producing the protein MARILIVDDAAITRTMLRSILEKAGHRVTEAADGDAALAVFREQPAQAAFVDIFMPGKEGLATIKELLEISPTLPIIAISAGSTFTDTETLGWAKSYGAKYTLPKPLAAAAVLETLKQIFG; encoded by the coding sequence GTGGCCCGGATACTCATCGTCGACGACGCCGCCATCACCCGCACCATGTTGCGGAGCATTCTGGAAAAAGCCGGCCATCGGGTGACCGAAGCCGCCGATGGCGACGCCGCCCTGGCCGTCTTCCGCGAACAGCCCGCCCAGGCCGCCTTCGTCGATATTTTCATGCCCGGCAAGGAAGGCCTCGCCACCATCAAGGAACTGCTCGAAATAAGCCCCACCCTGCCCATCATCGCCATCAGCGCCGGCAGCACCTTCACCGACACCGAAACCCTGGGCTGGGCCAAAAGCTACGGAGCCAAATATACCCTGCCCAAACCCCTGGCCGCTGCCGCCGTCCTGGAGACACTCAAACAGATCTTCGGATAA
- the tsaB gene encoding tRNA (adenosine(37)-N6)-threonylcarbamoyltransferase complex dimerization subunit type 1 TsaB: MADGVSQPGSGPLLVINGVTPQLAVTLGRPGQAFWHRRAVTSGSSAEILIPIIGEMLAEAGVAPASLGGIACVRGPGSFTGIRVALATTLGLSLGSGVPMAGLDYLPLLAATAAGQGTGVLVAITYARTGFVYLQTFLTDGPPMPMGPPVALPVAAAAERLADAAAVGPLWLVGEGAARSRDVFLNTAPLATILGPEYHEPAPQIVLAAAARASYGFTAIEPLYLRPCDAEDNLAAFAAARGLSPEEAQARVLQSMQG, translated from the coding sequence ATGGCTGATGGCGTTTCCCAGCCCGGAAGCGGGCCGCTCCTTGTCATTAACGGGGTGACGCCGCAACTGGCCGTCACCCTCGGCCGGCCCGGCCAAGCCTTCTGGCATCGCCGGGCCGTGACCTCGGGCAGCAGCGCCGAAATACTCATCCCGATCATCGGCGAAATGCTGGCCGAAGCCGGCGTCGCCCCGGCCAGCCTCGGCGGCATCGCCTGTGTGCGCGGCCCCGGCAGCTTCACCGGCATCCGCGTTGCCCTGGCCACCACCCTTGGCCTGTCGCTTGGCAGCGGCGTGCCCATGGCCGGCCTGGACTACCTGCCGCTTCTGGCCGCCACTGCCGCCGGACAGGGCACCGGCGTCCTCGTGGCCATCACCTACGCCCGCACCGGATTCGTCTACCTGCAAACCTTCCTGACCGACGGTCCGCCCATGCCCATGGGACCGCCCGTGGCCCTGCCCGTGGCCGCTGCCGCCGAACGCCTGGCCGATGCCGCCGCCGTTGGGCCGCTGTGGCTGGTCGGCGAAGGCGCTGCCCGCTCCCGGGACGTTTTCCTCAATACCGCCCCCCTGGCCACCATCCTCGGCCCCGAATACCATGAACCCGCCCCGCAGATCGTCCTGGCTGCCGCCGCCCGGGCCAGCTATGGCTTTACGGCCATCGAGCCGCTCTACCTGCGGCCCTGCGATGCCGAAGACAACCTTGCCGCCTTCGCCGCCGCCCGCGGCCTCAGTCCCGAAGAAGCCCAGGCCCGGGTCCTGCAGTCAATGCAGGGCTAG
- the rseP gene encoding RIP metalloprotease RseP: MIESILAVALVLGGLIFFHELGHFIAARAFGMGVTTFSLGFGPKIFGFTRGKTRYILSAIPLGGYVQLVAQDPDDTAPDDFPPETHFRLRPAWQRMIVVAAGPLFNFFLAWLLFWGLLAAEGRFEVLPVVGQVQKDSPAAAAGLVAGDTVININGVPVPNWDTLATAIRGSDGKPVTLTVNRDGKDATFTLTPTLRTVKNLFGEEESVPLVGIVASGKTRAVPLGAGSAATEAVKQTWNVVVVTYTGLLKLIERVVPLDSIGGPIMIAQMVSKQAGEGLGNVVALAALISVNLGVLNLLPIPVLDGGHLLFYALEIIMRKPVSPRMRQLTTKLGLAFLIGLMLLATVNDIRRNLSLING, encoded by the coding sequence ATGATCGAAAGTATCCTTGCCGTGGCTCTGGTCCTTGGGGGCCTCATCTTTTTCCACGAACTGGGACATTTCATCGCCGCCCGGGCCTTCGGCATGGGCGTGACCACTTTTTCCCTGGGGTTCGGGCCGAAAATCTTTGGCTTTACCCGGGGCAAGACACGCTACATCCTCTCCGCCATCCCCCTTGGCGGCTATGTCCAACTCGTGGCCCAGGACCCGGACGACACCGCTCCAGATGATTTCCCGCCGGAAACCCACTTCCGCCTGCGCCCGGCCTGGCAGCGCATGATTGTTGTGGCCGCCGGACCGCTGTTCAACTTCTTCCTGGCCTGGTTGCTCTTCTGGGGACTGCTCGCCGCCGAGGGCCGCTTTGAAGTGCTGCCCGTGGTCGGACAGGTGCAAAAGGACAGCCCCGCCGCCGCGGCCGGTCTGGTTGCCGGCGATACCGTCATCAATATCAACGGCGTCCCCGTGCCCAACTGGGATACCCTGGCCACCGCCATCCGGGGCAGCGACGGCAAGCCCGTCACCCTCACCGTCAACCGCGACGGCAAAGACGCCACCTTCACCCTGACCCCGACGCTGCGCACCGTCAAAAACCTCTTTGGCGAAGAAGAAAGCGTCCCCCTGGTCGGCATCGTAGCCTCGGGCAAGACCCGGGCCGTGCCCCTTGGTGCTGGTTCCGCCGCCACGGAAGCCGTCAAACAGACCTGGAATGTCGTTGTCGTCACCTATACCGGCCTTTTAAAGCTCATTGAGCGAGTCGTGCCGCTCGACAGCATCGGCGGTCCCATCATGATCGCCCAGATGGTCAGCAAACAGGCCGGCGAGGGCCTTGGCAACGTCGTGGCCCTGGCTGCGCTCATCAGCGTCAACCTCGGCGTGCTCAATCTCCTGCCCATTCCGGTCCTCGACGGCGGACATCTGCTGTTTTACGCCCTCGAAATCATCATGCGAAAGCCCGTCAGCCCACGGATGCGCCAGCTCACCACCAAACTCGGGCTGGCCTTCCTGATCGGCCTCATGCTCCTGGCCACGGTCAACGACATCCGGCGCAATCTGAGTCTCATCAATGGCTGA